The Paraburkholderia sp. PREW-6R genomic interval CATTGATTTGCGCGGCAAAGACGTGGTGGCACGTGCGTGTTCCCGTGAAGCCGAACAGATAGTGCAGATCGATGGCGCGCAGACAGGTTTCTTCCATCAACTCGCGTCGCGCAGTCTCACGAAGATCTTCCCCTGCCTCAGGCTTGCCGCCAGGCAGCGACCAGCGGGTGCCTTCGCGGCTGACCAGCAGGATTCGCCTGTCGAGGCGGCAGACGACGGTTGCTCGTTGCTTCACAGTGTCTCTTGTCATTTTTCCGTTCGGGCAGAACGGTGCAAGTGCAATCGTCAGGCTTGAATATGACAGGCGTGTGGCGCGCGGGTAGCGGTTGCCTGCGCGCGGTCGATCAGTCGACTTAGTGAACCGATTCGAGCGTGCCGGTGGCCGACAGGTGCCGCAGCGCGCGGTCGCCGTCGTGCCGGGCGGCCGCCTCGGCGGGAAAGGTCGTCTCGCTATAGCCGATCACCTTGAACCCCGACCCTGCGGAACGAGGGATCGTAATACCCCAATGCCAGCCGCCGTCCTGCTCGAAGACATGTAAGACAGCAGCGGCTGATGCGTGTGAAGCTTCATAGGTCGTCATGGCGCGTTCTCCCCTCGCAGCACAAACATGAGCGGAAGTGCAGACTCGACTGGCAGTTTACCCTCATTTTGTTGCGCTGCAATATTGACCCTGTTGCAAAAATGTCAATTCGGCAATCGCCACAATTTTGAAATCTCGTTGCATGCGATAAGGCGTGCGATTATGAAGGCGTGGTTCAAAGAAGATCGTAAATGACGGGGTGTTTTATGAGTAGCCATTCACTCATCTGGGCGGCTGTGCCGCACAACAGCGACGGCGTGGTTTTCCAGATTCGTCTTGTTTTCGGTTTGCAGCGCTTTCATGTTTCGCGCAGCGTGCTTGAAAAGGCATTCAAACTCGAGCGCAAAGCTTCTGACGCGAAGCAACTCGAACTCTTCTACGCGCAGCTTGAATGCATTGTGTCCGGCGCCAGTGCAAAGCGTTCCATTGCGGGAATGGACACCCTCGCTCTTGCCGCGGACGACTTCATTGTCGAGCGCAACGAGTCGCGTCATGCAACGTCCGGTGCCATCGCGCAAAGCGCAATGTAATCGCCCACGGTCGACGTTGGTCAAGTGTGCGGGTGACGGTGTGACGCTGCCGAGGCAGCTTGTGTCATCACTTC includes:
- a CDS encoding NUDIX domain-containing protein; this translates as MTRDTVKQRATVVCRLDRRILLVSREGTRWSLPGGKPEAGEDLRETARRELMEETCLRAIDLHYLFGFTGTRTCHHVFAAQINDGEHPVPSNEITRCTWVDIADVANLAVSASTKGIAEILAVVPIALPGSSDTGARSATASLCPLPAFPNALFRR